The Streptomyces sp. NBC_01439 genome contains the following window.
CACGATGCCCAGTTCGGCCGCCGCGTCGGGGGTGATCTCGGCGACCAGGTCGGGCGCCTTCGCCGAGGCGATCAGCACGCGCAGCCGGCTGCCGACCGCGGTGATCTCCCGTACGGTGCCCGGCCAGACGTTGCGGGGACTGCCGCCCGGGCGGTCCCGGTGCACCGACACCGCCTCCGGAGCGATGATCGCCAGCGCCTTCGCCCCCTCGGGCAGCGTCTCCGCGACCACCAGCCGACCGCCCGCCACGAGGGCGAGCCCGTCGGCCGACGCAGTGCCCGGCCAGGCGTTGCGCCCCAACATGCGGGCGACCCACGGGGAGCGCGGATTGCGCGTGACCTCCGAGGGCGGTGCGTCCTGCAGGGCCCGGCCGTGGGCCAGTACGAGGACCCGGTCGGCCAGGGAGACGGCCTCGACGGGATCGTGGGTGACGATGAGGCAGACGCCGCCGAAGTCGGCCAGGTGGGTGCGCAGGGTGTGCCGGACCCGGGCCCGGGTGGTCTGGTCGAGCGCGGCCAGTGGTTCGTCCAGGAGCAGCAGGCGGGGGCGGGCGGCCAGCGCCCGCGCCAGTGCCACCCGTTGGGCCTGGCCGCCGGAGAGCTGGGCGGGCCTGCGGTCGGCGAGGTGCTGGACGCCCAGCCGGTTCAGCCAGGCCTGGGCCTCGCGGCGGGCCTGCGCGCGCGGCACCCCGCGGGCGCGCAGCCCGTACGCGGTGTTGGCCACGGCGGTCAGGTGCGGGAACAGCGCCCCGTCCTGCGGCACCCAGGCCACCTGGCGCTGGTGCGGGGGCAGGGTCGTCACGTCGTCGTCGCCGAGCCGCAGTTCGGCGTGGGCGCGCGGGGTGAGGCCGAGCAGGGCGCGCAGCAGGGTGGTCTTGCCGGCGCCGTTCTCGCCGACCACGGCGATGGTGGTGCCGGGTTCGGCGTCGAGGGTGAGCTCGTTGAAGCCCGTGACGGTGGCGTGCAGGGGCCAGCGACCGCCGTCGTGGGACGGCGCGGCGTCGCCGCCGTCGGTGACGGTGGTGCGGGCGTCGGAGGTGAGGGGCTCCTCGGGGACCGGCGTCGCAACGGCCTCGCGGGCCACCGGGGTGCCCGTCCAGCGTCCGCGCAGGGCGATCAGTACGGCCATGGCGATCGCGAGGAGCAGCAACGAGACGGAGGTGGCGGCCTCGGGCTTGTCCTGCAGCAGCAGGTACACCTGGAGCGGCAGGGTCTGGGTGGTGCCGGGCAGGTTGCCGGCGAAGGTGATGGTCGCCCCGAACTCGCCCAGCGCGCGGGCCCAGGTCAGCGCCGCACCGGCGATCAGGCCGGGGGCGACCATGGGCAGGGTCACCGTGAAGAACACCCGGACCGGCGAGGCGCCGAGCGAGGCGGCGGTCTCCTCGTAGCTCTGCTTGAGACCGCCGAGGGCGCCCTCGAGGCTGATCACCAGGAACGGCATGGCGACGAACGTGGCCGCGACCACGGCGCCCGACGTGTGGAAGGGCAGGGTGATCCCGAACGTGCCCTCCAGCCAGGGGCCGAGCAGTCCGCGCCGACCGAAGCCGAGGAGCAGGGCCACGCCGCCGACGGTCGGCGGCAGCACCATCGGCAGCAGGACGAGGGAGCGGACCAGGGCCTTGCCCTTGAACTCCACCCGGGCCAGCAGCCAGGCGAGCGGCACGCCGAGGAGCAGCGAGAGGGCCAGCGCCCACAAGGACACCAGGAGCGAGAGCTGCAGGGCCTCGACCACGCCGGGGCTGGTGAGGTGGGCGCCGAGTTCGCCCCACTGGGTGCGGACGAGGATGCCGATGAGCGGCAGCAGCAGGAACGCGACGGCGAGCAGCGCGGGGAGCGTCAGGGCCAGCGGGGGCCGGGTGCGACGGGCACGGGTACGGGCGCGTATGCCGCTGCGGGTGCCGGCTCGGCTGCGGAGTCTGCTCATCAGGGTTCCTGGCTGGGGTGTCGGCTGTGGGGGAAGCAGGGGCGGCCGGCGGGGGTTCGGGGCCCGTCCGCGAGAACGCCGAGAGGGGCTGCCTGTCCCCCCGGTTCAGGCAGCCCCTCAGGGGGTGTGGGTCCGTCCGGCGGTTACGCCTTCTGGAAGCCCGCGTCCTGGAGGATCTTCTGCGCCTCGGGGGTGCTCAGCCAGGCCACGAAGGCGGCCGCTTCCGTGGCGTTCTTGGACTGCTTCAGCGTGGCGGCCGGGTAGGAGGCCACGGCGTTCTGGTCGTCCGGGATCTCCACGGCGACGACCTTGTCGCCGGACTTGGCGGAGTCGGTCTTGTAGACGAGACCGGCGTCGGCCTCACCGAGCTCGACCTTGCTCAGGACGGCACGGACGTTGGGCTCCTGGGAGACCGGCTTCACCTCGATCTTCTGGGCGTCGAGGATCTGCTTGCTGTAGCGGCCGACGGGGACCTCGGGCGCGGCGAGCACGACCTTGATCTTGGTGTCGGCGAGGTCCTTGAGTTCGTCGATCTTGAACGGGTTGGCCTTGCCGGCCGCGATGACCAGGCGGTTCTTGGCGATGACGGTGGCGTCGCCGGTCTCGGCCTTCAGTCCGTCCATGGTCTTGGTGTCGGCGGTGACCAGAGCATCGGCCGGGGCGCCCTGCTTGACTTGGGCCGCGAGTTCCTGCGAACCGGCGAAGGAGAAGGTGATCTTCGTGCCGGGGCGGGTCTTCTGGTACTCCTCACCCGCGGTCTTGAAGACGTCGGTGAGGGAGGAGGCCGCCAGCACCGTGAGGTTCACGGCCTTCGGCTCGGGGATGGTCCCGGCGGCGGCCTTCTTGTCGTCGCTCTTGCCACAGGCGGCCAGCGGCACGAGCAGGGCGGCGGTCAGCACGGCGGCGGCGGTAGGGCGGCGGATCGTGGTCGGGGACATGAGCAGATGCTCCTCGGTCGGGTCGGCGGCCGGCCTTCTGCCGGAACCGCGCGGTGGTGACCCGCGCCGG
Protein-coding sequences here:
- a CDS encoding ABC transporter permease, which codes for MSRLRSRAGTRSGIRARTRARRTRPPLALTLPALLAVAFLLLPLIGILVRTQWGELGAHLTSPGVVEALQLSLLVSLWALALSLLLGVPLAWLLARVEFKGKALVRSLVLLPMVLPPTVGGVALLLGFGRRGLLGPWLEGTFGITLPFHTSGAVVAATFVAMPFLVISLEGALGGLKQSYEETAASLGASPVRVFFTVTLPMVAPGLIAGAALTWARALGEFGATITFAGNLPGTTQTLPLQVYLLLQDKPEAATSVSLLLLAIAMAVLIALRGRWTGTPVAREAVATPVPEEPLTSDARTTVTDGGDAAPSHDGGRWPLHATVTGFNELTLDAEPGTTIAVVGENGAGKTTLLRALLGLTPRAHAELRLGDDDVTTLPPHQRQVAWVPQDGALFPHLTAVANTAYGLRARGVPRAQARREAQAWLNRLGVQHLADRRPAQLSGGQAQRVALARALAARPRLLLLDEPLAALDQTTRARVRHTLRTHLADFGGVCLIVTHDPVEAVSLADRVLVLAHGRALQDAPPSEVTRNPRSPWVARMLGRNAWPGTASADGLALVAGGRLVVAETLPEGAKALAIIAPEAVSVHRDRPGGSPRNVWPGTVREITAVGSRLRVLIASAKAPDLVAEITPDAAAELGIVDGAAVWTSVKATEVTLVRL
- the modA gene encoding molybdate ABC transporter substrate-binding protein, with the protein product MSPTTIRRPTAAAVLTAALLVPLAACGKSDDKKAAAGTIPEPKAVNLTVLAASSLTDVFKTAGEEYQKTRPGTKITFSFAGSQELAAQVKQGAPADALVTADTKTMDGLKAETGDATVIAKNRLVIAAGKANPFKIDELKDLADTKIKVVLAAPEVPVGRYSKQILDAQKIEVKPVSQEPNVRAVLSKVELGEADAGLVYKTDSAKSGDKVVAVEIPDDQNAVASYPAATLKQSKNATEAAAFVAWLSTPEAQKILQDAGFQKA